The sequence GCTCTGGGCCAACATGGGGTCAACATAATGGCCTTTTGCAAGGAGTATAACGATCGGACAGCCTCCCAGGAAGGCACTATAGTTCCTGTAGAACTCACGATATATGACGATCGCTCCTTCAGTTTCGTTTTGAAGACACCGCCCACTGCTGAACTTTTGCTGAAGGCCGTGGGTATAGAGAAGGGCAGTGGATCACCGATAAGGCAGAAGGTCGGCAAAATATCTCAGGAGAAGCTCCGACAGATCGCCCAGGTGAAGATGAAAGACCTTAACGCCTCAGATCCAGAGAGAGCCATGAAGATTGTCCAAGGTACAGCGCGTAGCATGGGAATTGAGACGGAGTAACCAATGGCACAGCATGGCAAGAAGTATCAGGAAGCTACCAAGCTGGTAGATCTAACAAACAGTTACCCCCTCAGGGAAGCTATCGATCTGGCAAAGAAGGCGGCGTACGCCCGCTTTGACGAAACCGTCGAGCTCCATTTACGCATGAATCTTGACCCTCGTAATGCTGATCAGCAAGTGAGGGGCACTACCTCACTACCCCATGGGCTGGGGAAGAAGATTCGCATCCTCGTATTCGCCCAGGGCGAAGCAGTAAAGATCGCCGAGCAAGCTGGTGCAAATTATGTAGGTGCCGATGATCTGATCAAGAAAGTCGAGGAGGGATGGCTGGACTTCGATGTGGTCATTGCCACCCCCGATGTGATGGGAAAGATAGGTAAGCTGGGAAAGATTCTTGGTCGCCGCGGCCTCATGCCAAATCCCAAGCTAGGAACGGTAGCGCCAACAGCAGACCTCCCCAGAGTAATCGGAGAGATCAGTAAGGGCCGAGTGGAGTTCCGATTGGATCGGACAGGCAATATCCACGTTGTCGTGGGCAAGGCAAGCTTTGAAGTAGACAAGCTGATGGAGAACCTCCTAGCCATCATGGAAGCGATAGTGAAAGCCAAGCCTAGCGGCGCTAAAGGGCAGTATATCAAGAGCGCTACAATAGCAACCTCCATGGGACCGGGTGTCAAACTTGATCTCAGATCTATCCTGGCAACGATCTGAAGTGCCTCAATATCAGGGCCTCAAAGCTAAGCCATCAAGGAAGCATGGACGTCGTGCGGATTAGAAAACTATAGAAGGAGAGCAGCATGGTAGGTATAGTTTCATATGGGGCCTATATTCCCATCTACAGACTAAGCCGCGATGCTATCGGGGCGATGTGGATGAAATCTCTGGGGAGAGGCGAGAAGGCAATAGCCAACGCTGATGAAGATAGCGTAACAATGGGGGTAGAGGCAGTCTTAGATTGCCTAAATGGCATGGATCGCCAGCAGGTGGATGCCCTGTATTTCGCCACTGTCTCACCACCCTATGTGGAAAAGCAATCAGCCAGCATAATAAGAGCCGCTGCTGACCTCCGCGAAGACGTGCTGACTATAGACATCGCCCACTCACTGAGAGGAGCCGGCAGCGCCCTGCAACTAGCCACGGATGCAGTTAAGGCAGGCTCAGCCAAGAAGGTAATGGTGGCTACCGCCGAGTGCCGCATCCCCGCCCCAAATTCTGAATTCGAGGCTATTTTCGGAGATGGTGCGGCTGCCCTGCTTATCGGTGATTCCGATGTGGCTGCGGCTATAGAGGGGAGCTACCACCTCTCCAGCGAGTTCGTCGATGTGTGGAAGAAGCCACAAGATACCTACATGCAAACCTGGGAAGATCGGTTTCTTCGAGATGAAGGGTACATGAAGATCCTGCCTCAGGCGGCTTTAGCGCTGCTTAAGAAACATGGAGTGAGCCCCAAGAGTATTAGCAAAGCGGCCTTCTACGGACCAGATGCCAGGACACACGCAAGCATAGCAAGAGAGATCGGACTCGATTCTAAGACCCAAGTACAGTCTCCCTTGTTTGACTCTGTGGGCAACACAGGCACCGCTCTGGCCCCTATGACGCTCGTGGCTGCGCTGGAAGAAGCGAAACCAGGGGACAAGATACTCTATGCCACCTATGGGGACGGAGCTGATGCCTTCCTTCTCAAAGTAACTGAGCAAATTGAAAAGGTGAGGGATCGAAGAGGAATAAAGCGCCACCTAGCCTCAAAGCTTATGCTCCCTGGCTATGGTAAGTATGTGGAGATACGTGAGCTTATGGAGTGGGAGGCCGGGCGTCGCCCCGCCCGCCGCTCTTCACTGCCGGCCATATGGCGGGACCGCCAGCACCTTTTCGCCCTCTATGGACAGAAGTGCCGTGTATGTGGAAACATTCAGTATCCCAAGCAAAGGATATGCATGTACTGCCAGACGAAGGATAATTTTGAACTCATCAGGCTCTCTGATAAGAAGGGGACCGTATTTACCTTCAGCATGGACGAGAGAGCCATGGAAGTAGTTCTGCCCAAGGTCTTCACCGTAGTCAACCTGGACGATGGAGGCAGGTTCTACAGCGTGATGACCGACAGGGACACTTCTAAGGTCCAGGTCGGCATGAAAGTGGAGATGACCTTCAGGATACAACTCGATGCAGCGGGACTGCACAACTACTTCTGGCGGGTTCGGCCAGTAAGGTGCTAAGGAGAAGATAATGGAAAGCTTAAAGGACAAAGTGGCCATAGTTGGTATGGGTTGCACTCCCTTCGGGGAGTTCTGGGACAAGGACCCCATTGACTTGATTGTAGATGCTGCCTCCGAAGCCTTCCAGGACGCTGGAGTAGAAGCGAAAGATATTCAGGCTGCCTGGGTGGGATACACCTCCGCCGATGTGGCAATGACAGGGATTATACTCGCCAGCGCCTTGCAATTGCAGTTCATACCAGTTACCCGCGTCGAAAACGCCTGCGGCACCGGGGCAGAGACTATCCGGGGAGCAGCTCTGGGGCTGGCTGCCAAGGCCTATGATCTTGTATTAGCAGTAGGCTGGGATAAGCTAAAGGATGCTGGCTTCGGTGGGATCGGCCAGGCTTACCCTGGTAAGTGGCATCCCGTCTATGGTGCAGCTCCAGAAGTTGGCGGCGCAGTAGCCCGTTATGCTTTGGCTGCCACCAGGTATTTCTCCAAGTACGGGTTGAGCCCAGAGGAAGGCAAGAGACTCCTAGCCAAGATATCAGTGAAAAGCCACTACAATGGGGCTAGAAACCCAAAGGCTTGGCTACAGCGCAAAATAACGGTAGAGGAAGTGCTGAACTCCCCCATAATAGCCTGGCCCCTAGGCCTTCTCGACTGCTGCGGTGTGAACGATGGAGCATCAGCAGCAATCCTTTGCCGCACCGAGGATGCCAAGTCTTTTAGACCCGCTGGTGACTACATCACCATCAAGGGATCAGGAATCGCCTGTGGCCCAGGTTGGGGCAAAGAGCGCACTAACTACGACTTCAGCACCTGGGAGGAAACCGAGGCGGCTGCCAAACAGGTGTATGCAATGGCTGGAATAAAGAACCCCAGAAAGGAACTGAGCATGGCCGAGGTCCATGACTGCTTCTCCATTGCCGAACTAATAGCAGTGGAGTCTCTCGGCATCTGCGAGAAAGGCCACGCCAAGGAAGATCTCGAATCCGGTGCTTGGGAGCAAGGAGGCGAGATACCGGTAAATGTAAGTGGTGGCTTGAAGTCCTTTGGACATCCCGCTGGTGCCAGCGGGGGTCGCGAAGTGTATGAATTTTACAAACAGTTCCAGGGCAAAGCTGAGGATTCCTCCCGACAACTAAAAGATGTTAAGCTTGGGCTGGCTCATAACCAGGGTGGCCACCCCGGTAACTTCGTATGCGGAGTTACCATTATTGGCGAGCCACCATCAAGATAAAGGAGGAGGCACCCTTCCGTAACTGGCCTTGAATAGTGTATAATGGGAACAAGCTTGCCATAGACCGCAGGTGCCGCTGAGGCTCAAAACATCTGCCTGCTGAGGCTGGTTTGCTACGGGAAGAGTCTTTGTGCTGCCCCTGGGTCGCAAGCCACAGGGGCTTTTTTTGAACAGGGAATAATGGGGGTAAAGAAATGATACGAAGAAAAAAGGAACAAATCGTCGAGAAGATCGAGGAATGGCTGACACATTGTCAACTGGCCATCGTCACCGACTATCGAGGGATGACGGTCAGCGAGATAAACCAGTTACGTCGCTTGCTAACGGCATCTGGTGTTCAGTTTCGTGTGGTCAAGAACAACCTGGCGGGCATCGCCGCAGAGAGAGTAGGCAAAGAGGAACTGAAGAAACTCCTGACTGGCCCTTCGGCCATAGCCTTCAGCTACGGCGAAGTCTCGGAGCCTGCCAAGATCCTTTCGGATCATATTCGCTCAGTCAAGGTTCCTCTCAGAATCAGGGGAGGCTTGTTAAACAACAGGCTGCTCGATCCCAGTGAGATAGTAGCCCTATCGTTACTCCCTTCAAGACAGGTGCTGGCTGGGCGGCTAGTTTCACAGATGCAAACGCCAATTTCCTCATTATTGACTGTCCTTAGCGCCAACTTAACAGGAATTATAAGAACCTTGCAAGCAAGAAAGCAGCAACTAGAAGGAGGTTAAGATAAATGACCAAGGATGAGATTATCGCCGCCATCAAGAACATGACTGTTCTCGAGTTGGCAGAGCTGGTAAGAGACCTGGAAAAGGAGTTCGGAGTCAGTGCAGCACCCGTAGCCGTAGCAGCACCAGCTAGCATGCCGGGTGCCAGCCCAGCAGCACCAGCAGCAGCGGCAGCGGAGGAGCAGACAGAGTTCACTGTCATCCTTAAGGAAATCGGTGCCAACAAAATAAACGTGATCAAAGCCGTGCGCGAGGTGACTACCCTAGGATTGAAGGAAGCGAAGGAACTGGTAGAAAGCGCCCCCAAAGCAGTAAAAGAGGGAGCTACTAAAGAGCAAGTGCGCGTTATTAAGGAGAAGCTCGAGGCAGCAGGCGCCACTGTCGAGGTCAAATAACTCGACTCAGGGTGGATACAGAAAGGCAATCGCTCAGATAGCCTGACTTACTTTGTCAGGTGGTCTAATATCACTACCTTCGTCTCCTGAGGAAGATTTGAACTGGTGATAGAAAGCTTGGGCTGAGGGAGGACTTCCCTCAGCCCCATTTCTTTGATGAACTCGCTCAAAGGCTCAAGCCTTGGTACCACTGCAGTCCCATAATGCATAGGGACGACGATCCTGGGCCTCAGCAGCCTTACTATTTCAGCCGCCGTCTTTGCATCGAGGGTGGATACACCACCCACCGGAACGAATAGCACGCCTGGATCGCTCAACTCTTCCACCTGGCGTGACGATGGTAAATGTCCCAGGTCGCCCAGATGGCAAAGTCTGACATCCTCCATCTCAATAAGGTAGGTAACATTCTTCCCCCGCTGACTACCTTGCTGAGCATCGTGAAAGTTGGGAAGGCCGATAATGAAGACTCCCTTGATCTCATATTCACCAGGGCGGCTGACCACTCTCGGATTGCCATCGATACGAGCCAAATAGCTGTGACCAGGGTGGCCATGACTTACGGTGACTATGTTGGCATTCAGCCGAGGAAACGGGTAGCCTATAGTTTCGTCATACGGATCGGTAACCACTGTTACCTCTTTACCCTTGATCTTGAAGCAGGAATGCCCTAGCCACGTAATTTCCATTTTTACTGTCAGACCTCCTTCCAAACCATTAAGAAGCTGCTCAAGCCAATTGCGGGAAAGCGATAGTCAACCCCTTGATGACCATCCTCACGGCGATGGCAGCCAGGAGAAGGCTAGCCACCTTGGAGATAGCCCTCACCCCACCATGTCCCAGAAAACCAATCACTCGGTTCGCTTGGAGAAAAATGAGCCAAGCCGCCGCAAGGTTCACGGCAAACGCCATCACCACTATCCACAGGTGATATTGACCACTCAGTAGCAAGAGTGTAGTCAAAGTAGCTGGGCCTACAGTCAAAGGGGTGCCAATGGGGACAACAGCCACCATCTCTTCTCTCAACGGCATATCCGTCATTTTCCCAGCCACCAAGTCTCGCATTGAAAGACCAAGCAGAACTAACCCGCCGGCAATAGCGAAGTGGCCCACCGAAATATCCAGAAATTCGAGTAGGTACTTGCCAGCGAAGAGGAAGGCCAGTCCCAAGGTCGAGGCAGTGATCATGGCGAGGTTCACTGTCCTGGTACGCTCGTCCTTAGTCATCTGTTCACTGATGGAAATGACTATGGGCAACGTTCCCAGAGCATCAATGGCCACAAAAATCGGAACAATCGAGCGTAGAAACTGGTCGTCCAGCCCTGTCACAGGCAGAGCTCCATCATTTTAGTTTTCATAAGAATGACGGGGCTTCTGGCACCTTCTCCAAAAGTCAATCTTCTATTAGGTATTGGATCTCGCCTTCTGCCTTGCCTTTTATTTATTTCATCTATCTCCTGAGCAGGTTACCTATGATCCCCTCGGTCACTTCACCCATTCTAGCATCTTCTGCTAAATGTGTCGCCGTCGCCCTTTCCCCGTGAACCACAATAGGTCGCCTCACCTTCGAAGTAGCGACATGTTGTGTTATGTCAATAAGTTCGTCAACACCCGTATTCTCAGGTAGGTCAGGCTCCTTATGGTTGGCTTGGCTGGAAATTGTGGGGAATACATATTAGAATAGAACAGGTCTTGCTATTGAGGACAGGGGATAACCCCAATGTAGGTCCCATAATCCAGACCATACTCTTGCTTCTGCGAAAAATGACAATGCTACGAATCTGGGTTGCGCTGGAAACTCGGTTCAGCGCCAGGAACCAGAATGGGGCATATATGGCTGGGAGAATGGGAATCACAGCAATGGGCAGACCAAATACTCCGCAAATTGGACCAATATAAGTGAAGGGGAGCTCTCGTATGAGGGAACAAGTCTTGTGTTCGAAGAGCCCAGACTCAGTTTCCACAACAATGGAAACGGGATTGACTCCGCCACCACCTGTCCTCTCCTCAGAGCTCTTGGTACGGCGAGATCATATCAAACCTGAACTTCGTATCCTTGCTATGGAGGATTTGTCATCCTCAATCAAGCATGGCAAAATAGTGAAGAAAAACGGGAGAGTGGTTTCAACCCCTCCCCCTAAATAGGAGGTGTCTATGGCAATAAACAAGATAGTTGCCAGTGTCGATGAAGCCGTGGCTGATATCCATGACGGCGCTGTGATACTGGTGGGCGGTTTTGGCAACATAGTAAACGCCCCCAGTTGCCTGCTAACAGCGCTATCCAAGCTGCCCGCGAAGAATCTCACTGTGGTATCCAACAGCGGAGGGTTCGGCATTGAGATCTGGGGCGAGCATGACGTTGAGGTGCTACACAGGACAGGGCAGTGCGTGAAGCACGTCGTGTCTGCACCGGTTAACCCTCTGATAGTCAACACCTTGGAGAAAAGAGTGAGGGCGGGGGAAGTTGAGATTGAAATAGTCCCTCAAGGGACGCTGGCGGAGAGAATCAGGTGTGCTAGGGCAGGCCTCGGCGGTGTCCTTACCCCCACCGGCGTCGGTATCCCCGAGATCGAAAAAGGGAAACAGGTGATAGAAGTCGATGGCAAGAAATACCTGGTGGAGGTGGCTATCAAGGCCGATTTTGCCCTGATAAGGGCCCACAAAGCCGATCGCTGGGGCAACCTGGTGTACAGGGGGACTTCAAGAACCTTCAATGCCACCATGGCTGGAGCGGCTAAGGTGACCATTGCCGAAGTGGATGAGATAGTGGAACTGGGTGTACTGAATCCCGAGCACATCATTACACCTGGAGTCTATGTCAACAGGGTTGTGTTACGTTCATAGGAGGGACATCATGGCAGAGAAGATAAGAATAGATGATCAGACCATGGCTTTGCGGGTAGCCAAAGAGTTCAAAGATGGTGATGTGGTCAACCTGGGGATCGGGGTGCCTACCCTGGCATCCAACTTCGTGCCCGGGGATCGGGAGGTTATCTTCCATTCGGAGAACGGAGCTCTTGGCTATGGCTCCATATGTACAGCCGGGGAGGGAGACCCGAATCTGGTCAACGCTGGCGGGCAACCGGTGGAAGCTCGGCCTGGCATGAGCATCCTGGAACACGCCGAATCCTTTTGCATCGTGAGAGGGGGATGGCTTGACTACACCGTCCTGGGAGGGCTACAGGTATCGGAGAAAGGAGATTTGTCCAACTGGCTGATTCCAGCCAAGAAGGTGGGGACTATTGGTGGTGCCATGGACTTAGCTCTGGGCGCCAAGAATGTTATAGTAGTCATGCCACACAACACTAAAGACGGCGGATATAAGATTGTGAAAAAATGCACCTACCCTCTCACTGGCCGTCGCTGCGTGAACCTGGTGATTACGGATATTGCCGTTATAGAGGTGACTGAAAAAGGGATGGTTCTCAGGGAGGTGGCCCCCGGCTGGACCGCTGAAGAGGTACAGGCCTTGAGCGAGCCCAAGCTCATGATCGCTCCTGACCTACATGAGATAGAACTAGCCTGAGCGGCAGCTCTTAATAAGACGAAGTCCTGAGGAGACAGATGGGGCAACTGCGGCAGCTTGTAGGGGCCCGGTGTTTCTTTTGTGTCGCGTGTCGCTTCAATCACGTTATCGCCTATTGCCAGACCGACTCCCTTAAGGACTGAGTCACGGCGTTATGTCTCACCGAGAACCGGCGCTCTCATCTGAGCCGACAGGTTTGATGGTTGGCAGGAAGCATAACTAGCTATGAAAGGTTATCGCACT comes from Chloroflexota bacterium and encodes:
- a CDS encoding 50S ribosomal protein L7/L12 codes for the protein MTKDEIIAAIKNMTVLELAELVRDLEKEFGVSAAPVAVAAPASMPGASPAAPAAAAAEEQTEFTVILKEIGANKINVIKAVREVTTLGLKEAKELVESAPKAVKEGATKEQVRVIKEKLEAAGATVEVK
- a CDS encoding MarC family protein, whose product is MTGLDDQFLRSIVPIFVAIDALGTLPIVISISEQMTKDERTRTVNLAMITASTLGLAFLFAGKYLLEFLDISVGHFAIAGGLVLLGLSMRDLVAGKMTDMPLREEMVAVVPIGTPLTVGPATLTTLLLLSGQYHLWIVVMAFAVNLAAAWLIFLQANRVIGFLGHGGVRAISKVASLLLAAIAVRMVIKGLTIAFPQLA
- a CDS encoding 3-oxoacid CoA-transferase subunit B; translation: MRIDDQTMALRVAKEFKDGDVVNLGIGVPTLASNFVPGDREVIFHSENGALGYGSICTAGEGDPNLVNAGGQPVEARPGMSILEHAESFCIVRGGWLDYTVLGGLQVSEKGDLSNWLIPAKKVGTIGGAMDLALGAKNVIVVMPHNTKDGGYKIVKKCTYPLTGRRCVNLVITDIAVIEVTEKGMVLREVAPGWTAEEVQALSEPKLMIAPDLHEIELA
- a CDS encoding 50S ribosomal protein L1; this translates as MAQHGKKYQEATKLVDLTNSYPLREAIDLAKKAAYARFDETVELHLRMNLDPRNADQQVRGTTSLPHGLGKKIRILVFAQGEAVKIAEQAGANYVGADDLIKKVEEGWLDFDVVIATPDVMGKIGKLGKILGRRGLMPNPKLGTVAPTADLPRVIGEISKGRVEFRLDRTGNIHVVVGKASFEVDKLMENLLAIMEAIVKAKPSGAKGQYIKSATIATSMGPGVKLDLRSILATI
- a CDS encoding 50S ribosomal protein L10 — protein: MIRRKKEQIVEKIEEWLTHCQLAIVTDYRGMTVSEINQLRRLLTASGVQFRVVKNNLAGIAAERVGKEELKKLLTGPSAIAFSYGEVSEPAKILSDHIRSVKVPLRIRGGLLNNRLLDPSEIVALSLLPSRQVLAGRLVSQMQTPISSLLTVLSANLTGIIRTLQARKQQLEGG
- a CDS encoding MBL fold metallo-hydrolase, with protein sequence MEITWLGHSCFKIKGKEVTVVTDPYDETIGYPFPRLNANIVTVSHGHPGHSYLARIDGNPRVVSRPGEYEIKGVFIIGLPNFHDAQQGSQRGKNVTYLIEMEDVRLCHLGDLGHLPSSRQVEELSDPGVLFVPVGGVSTLDAKTAAEIVRLLRPRIVVPMHYGTAVVPRLEPLSEFIKEMGLREVLPQPKLSITSSNLPQETKVVILDHLTK
- a CDS encoding hydroxymethylglutaryl-CoA synthase family protein, giving the protein MVGIVSYGAYIPIYRLSRDAIGAMWMKSLGRGEKAIANADEDSVTMGVEAVLDCLNGMDRQQVDALYFATVSPPYVEKQSASIIRAAADLREDVLTIDIAHSLRGAGSALQLATDAVKAGSAKKVMVATAECRIPAPNSEFEAIFGDGAAALLIGDSDVAAAIEGSYHLSSEFVDVWKKPQDTYMQTWEDRFLRDEGYMKILPQAALALLKKHGVSPKSISKAAFYGPDARTHASIAREIGLDSKTQVQSPLFDSVGNTGTALAPMTLVAALEEAKPGDKILYATYGDGADAFLLKVTEQIEKVRDRRGIKRHLASKLMLPGYGKYVEIRELMEWEAGRRPARRSSLPAIWRDRQHLFALYGQKCRVCGNIQYPKQRICMYCQTKDNFELIRLSDKKGTVFTFSMDERAMEVVLPKVFTVVNLDDGGRFYSVMTDRDTSKVQVGMKVEMTFRIQLDAAGLHNYFWRVRPVRC
- a CDS encoding 3-oxoacid CoA-transferase subunit A, giving the protein MAINKIVASVDEAVADIHDGAVILVGGFGNIVNAPSCLLTALSKLPAKNLTVVSNSGGFGIEIWGEHDVEVLHRTGQCVKHVVSAPVNPLIVNTLEKRVRAGEVEIEIVPQGTLAERIRCARAGLGGVLTPTGVGIPEIEKGKQVIEVDGKKYLVEVAIKADFALIRAHKADRWGNLVYRGTSRTFNATMAGAAKVTIAEVDEIVELGVLNPEHIITPGVYVNRVVLRS
- a CDS encoding acetyl-CoA acetyltransferase, translating into MESLKDKVAIVGMGCTPFGEFWDKDPIDLIVDAASEAFQDAGVEAKDIQAAWVGYTSADVAMTGIILASALQLQFIPVTRVENACGTGAETIRGAALGLAAKAYDLVLAVGWDKLKDAGFGGIGQAYPGKWHPVYGAAPEVGGAVARYALAATRYFSKYGLSPEEGKRLLAKISVKSHYNGARNPKAWLQRKITVEEVLNSPIIAWPLGLLDCCGVNDGASAAILCRTEDAKSFRPAGDYITIKGSGIACGPGWGKERTNYDFSTWEETEAAAKQVYAMAGIKNPRKELSMAEVHDCFSIAELIAVESLGICEKGHAKEDLESGAWEQGGEIPVNVSGGLKSFGHPAGASGGREVYEFYKQFQGKAEDSSRQLKDVKLGLAHNQGGHPGNFVCGVTIIGEPPSR
- the rplK gene encoding 50S ribosomal protein L11 → MAKKVKAILKLQLPAGKATPAPPVGPALGQHGVNIMAFCKEYNDRTASQEGTIVPVELTIYDDRSFSFVLKTPPTAELLLKAVGIEKGSGSPIRQKVGKISQEKLRQIAQVKMKDLNASDPERAMKIVQGTARSMGIETE